The genomic stretch TAGGAGCCTTGGGGACGTCCTTCACGACTATGCGGATCACCCCTGTGCGTTCCCTGGAAGGATCCTTTGTGGCGTCCGCGACCCGGAAGGTGACCAGAACGTCATCGACGGTTTCGGCCCCGGTCCCGGAGTCTGTGGGAGTCACATTGATCACACTGCCCTCGTGGGTGACCGTTGCCGACCCGCGGACCTGTGGACTGCCGACCAGGGTGATCTCCCCTCCTGCGTCCGCGAAGGGGTTCGTGACCCATCGGGTCAGGTCGAAGGACACCGCACTGCCGACCCGTCCATCACGCTCCACGATCTCCGAGACAGCCATGGGAGGCCTGGTGGATGCGATCACGGTGACCGGAATGGTCATGTTCACTGGTTCGGTGGAGCCGTCGTGGACCTGGACGATCACGGAGCCCGTGGAACCGACCGGGGTTCCTTTGGGCACGGAGATGCTGAGTTCCTGACCAGAGACATCGGCCTGCACCGGTCCGTCGGTACTCACCAAGGAGTAGGCCATGGTGTCGTTGTCACCCGGATTCGGGTCCGAGACCATGGCACTCAGCGAGACTTGTTGAGGTGCCTCATCGGGTGCGACCTTCAACTGGGTGGGCCGCAGCTGCGGAGGTTGCTGCCCATCTCCTTCGACAATGACGCTGAGGCTGAGTTTGCTCTTGAGCGCAGTTGGATCATCCATCGATTCACCGTCGGTGACCTCGAAGGACACTGTGGTCTGTCCAGAGAATTTCTTGTCCGGAGTGAATTCAAGGGTCTGGTCGTCAATCACCCGGACACCGTTGTTGCCCACCTCGGGGCTACCTCCCGGTCCCGCCACCACCGAGTCGACACTGGTCAGGTGCGCGGCGCGTCCCGGCCTGGTAACCACCCAGTCAGCGAACCGCACCGTCAGCGGCTCCCCGGCCTTGACGCGGGCCTGCCCCCTACCCGTGTTGATCGTGGGTGGGATGCTCTGGCGACCGGGCACCACGATCGCCGCCCGTGCCGACAGCCCATCGGTGTCCGTAATGCTGTAGAGCACGATCTGCCGCTTGTCAGCGAGGGGCACCGTGACCGTCCCACCCTCAACGGTTGCCGGGGAATCGGCGGTAACCTTCAGTTCGGATACGACGCCGTCCGGGTCGGAGTCGTTCTCCAGCACAGGCACCTCCACCTGCTCCACTCCCACGATCGCAGCAGCAGGAACCACATCATCGTTGGCAACGGGCACCTTCGGCGGAACATCTGCGGAGACCCGTATTGTGACAACCCCCTTGTCCGAGACCCCGCCGCCGTCCGTGATCGTGTAGTACAGGTGGTACGTCCCTTCCTGGGAAGGAGTCACTACGACGATCCTCTGCCCACGGGTCTGCGCCTTCGGATCCCAACTGTCATCGGTTGCGGTGGCGGACCCCTTCACCAGCTGCAGCTGGTCACCGTCGGGATCGATGTCATTGGCAAGAGCAGGTATCTCCAACCTCGTCGATGGCCGGGCCACAACCTCATCGGACACTGCCACGGGTGCCTGATTGGCCTCAGGTGATGGCACGACACCAACACGGATCACACCTTCCCCCTCGGCACCAAACCGGTCGAGCACGCGGTAGGTGAAGGTGTCGGTACCGGCGCCCCCCTTTGACGCGTCGTAGACGAGGAAGTTCCCCTCAATCTTCACGGCTCCAAGTTTCGGCACCTGGTTCCCGAGTCCGCCCAGGGTGACCGAGTCCCCATCAGGATCTATGCCATCAAGCGGAACCGGTATCCGCACGGAAGAACCTGCGAAGGTCCGGGAATCGATCTGCTTCGGAGTCGGTTGCTCGTTGTGCTCGTCCTCGGCCCGGATGTTGATGCTCACCGTGGTCGAAGCAGGGTTTCCCTGCGAATCCCGGACCGTGTAGATGGCCTCCGCCGTGCCTGCCTGGCCACCAGCCCGGAACCGCACCGTCCCATTCGAGACGAAGAACTCACCCAACTCCGAGGCCGAGCGCACGTCAAGGTCCGGCGACAACGTGAGATCGAGATCCGCCGGGGAATGGTCGTTGCTCAGCACCGGCACGGTCACCAGGTCTCCCACCCGCACCACCGAATTGTCCGGCACAACCACGGGGGACTGCACCGTGGAGGGAGGTTCCTTCGGGATCACCAGCACCTTCGCCGTCGCCGAGGCGTGTCCGTTGCTGACGGTGTAGGTGAAACTCTGTGGGGAATCGATTCCGGCCGGAGCGGTGATCCGAAGCAGCGAGTGCCTGACCACCTCGATGTTCAACCCGGGCGCATCGGTCTGCGACACTGCCTGGATTGCCAGCACCCCGCCGGCCGGATCGAAGTCGTTGTCCAGTGCGTTGATGGTCAGGGCGCCGTTGGCGGGCAGCAGCCCCAGATCGTTTTCTGGCACGGGTTGGAGCCCCGAGGAGTTCGGATCATTCACATCGACCCGAATGCGACCCTTCGCGTTGTTGGGACCATCTGTGATCGTGTAGAACAGCGTGTAGTTTCCTGCCTTGGACGCCGTGAAGCGAATGGTTCCCGCTTGGTGATCCGGTTTCACCTCTACCCCCTCGGGAACAGCGGAGACCTCCACGAGCTTCAGGTCATCGGAATCGGGGTCCGTGTCGTTGCTGCGAGGGTCAAGCGTGATGGCGTGACCGACGGTAGCGACATAGTGGTCGTTGTTGGCCACGGGGGGCGAGTTGGTGGATCCCGGCGAGACCTGAGCACTCAGTTCCCCGGAGGCCGCGTCCCTGCCGTCAGAGACCGTCAGGTTCACGGAGCGCCTCCCCGGCCCTTCCTTTCCGATGTCCTTCACCGAGACGTAACCATCAGGACGCCACGTCATCTCGAGACTGTCGTCCTCGGCAGCGGCCTGCTGAAGGTAGATGGGATCACCATCCGGATCCACCCAGTCGGCAAGCACCGAATACCCAACAGATGCCCGCTCGCTCAGGTTGACCTGGCTGTCACGGATCTTGTGGGGTGCGGAGTTCTCATTTTCCGCGCGCAGGTTGACCGTGACGGTAGCGACATTCGAGACGTCCACCCCGTCGAAGGCCTGGTAGGTGAACGTGATCGGCCCCTTCGCATCTGCGGGCACCTCAATGCGAAGCGCACGCCCCTCCTTGGCCTGCGAAATCTTGACCCCTTCGGGGACCTTCTGGACTATCGCGGTCAACACATCACCGTCGAGGTCAATGTCGTTGCTCAGGACAGGAAGCACCGTCGCGGTTCCCGGCCGGGCACCCAGCTCATCGTCCACGGCCTGCGGCGGGTGCTGCTCCTCGGAGAACTCGCGGTTCTGGGTCTCCTCGGTCTCCTCAGTTTCTTTCTCCGTCTTGTCGTCCACCAGCTGGGACTCGACCTGCTCCCAGTTGTCCACCTTCACCATTTGTTTCAAGGGCAAAAAGACATCACCGGTGACCTCATCGTTGATGACGATCACCTTCCGGTTGGTACGGAAAACAGGTTGCTTGGCAC from Arachnia propionica encodes the following:
- a CDS encoding Ig-like domain-containing protein — protein: MALLTRKRVETALVGLVALSLGLLALIHRGVPAADVELNDGGVWVTNQTKRLAGHLNHESQTIDGALRPPSSSFDVTQSAGNVLVHSSDTVHPVDVASLAFLGEAAVAGVLMAHGGDEVLFTDRGEGRVWATDTRGTASFSLTAEPLLKGLDTPRIVVGADGTGYVLTADGQLYTVTGAGVEAVVKEQGRTLEGRLSESARLTVVGDKVVVLDGTTLTVGGRSVTEEGFTGGVLQQPSGPSGTVVVATPSELLKVEISSGRVVRESIPSGKPTAPVQLDGCTYALWAESGYYVRDCGGDQYERAQHPVLASAKQPVFRTNRKVIVINDEVTGDVFLPLKQMVKVDNWEQVESQLVDDKTEKETEETEETQNREFSEEQHPPQAVDDELGARPGTATVLPVLSNDIDLDGDVLTAIVQKVPEGVKISQAKEGRALRIEVPADAKGPITFTYQAFDGVDVSNVATVTVNLRAENENSAPHKIRDSQVNLSERASVGYSVLADWVDPDGDPIYLQQAAAEDDSLEMTWRPDGYVSVKDIGKEGPGRRSVNLTVSDGRDAASGELSAQVSPGSTNSPPVANNDHYVATVGHAITLDPRSNDTDPDSDDLKLVEVSAVPEGVEVKPDHQAGTIRFTASKAGNYTLFYTITDGPNNAKGRIRVDVNDPNSSGLQPVPENDLGLLPANGALTINALDNDFDPAGGVLAIQAVSQTDAPGLNIEVVRHSLLRITAPAGIDSPQSFTYTVSNGHASATAKVLVIPKEPPSTVQSPVVVPDNSVVRVGDLVTVPVLSNDHSPADLDLTLSPDLDVRSASELGEFFVSNGTVRFRAGGQAGTAEAIYTVRDSQGNPASTTVSINIRAEDEHNEQPTPKQIDSRTFAGSSVRIPVPLDGIDPDGDSVTLGGLGNQVPKLGAVKIEGNFLVYDASKGGAGTDTFTYRVLDRFGAEGEGVIRVGVVPSPEANQAPVAVSDEVVARPSTRLEIPALANDIDPDGDQLQLVKGSATATDDSWDPKAQTRGQRIVVVTPSQEGTYHLYYTITDGGGVSDKGVVTIRVSADVPPKVPVANDDVVPAAAIVGVEQVEVPVLENDSDPDGVVSELKVTADSPATVEGGTVTVPLADKRQIVLYSITDTDGLSARAAIVVPGRQSIPPTINTGRGQARVKAGEPLTVRFADWVVTRPGRAAHLTSVDSVVAGPGGSPEVGNNGVRVIDDQTLEFTPDKKFSGQTTVSFEVTDGESMDDPTALKSKLSLSVIVEGDGQQPPQLRPTQLKVAPDEAPQQVSLSAMVSDPNPGDNDTMAYSLVSTDGPVQADVSGQELSISVPKGTPVGSTGSVIVQVHDGSTEPVNMTIPVTVIASTRPPMAVSEIVERDGRVGSAVSFDLTRWVTNPFADAGGEITLVGSPQVRGSATVTHEGSVINVTPTDSGTGAETVDDVLVTFRVADATKDPSRERTGVIRIVVKDVPKAPTAVTAQYAGSQTARVSWVHRGWRGATPKGFTVFWQGGSKSCGLQTTCDISGLANSGRYTFTVKADVAEGDLNSRSPHSEPSNEILVDVLPSKPSAPTAAFGDQQITLTWEPATVPGGGSPVTRYTVTMYPGGQKQETAATSLTWTGLTNGQAYTFTVTAHNRLTDENNQLNAPTSDESRAEIPAGAPSNQGAPTVTMDSTSSSVKPRANIKWSQPGNPNGDSNFRYVVTDASGKEVCPEQQDTSCTTPMDPSTETITFSVRSTNKSGKWSAASPSSNAVRAFRPPGAPTGFSLKPTGKGSEVEFSFGAASSTGIKADEITYRWSAGGHSGTVKPGTTVVSSPAFQLGQAVTVRLVAVATVLGQSSEGEAATATVTAYGPPQAPVVSSEAGVDHVTLRWQVPGTSNGARVKQVELTSTVKADGKNPDTKTWTTTDFAGSVDKGDDRKQNVCVKARTQNEYGDWSDYSAESCASTWGDTKATLSRGDAAECPDEHERGCSAFKVTLQNWKPGESVKCELPNPVDEEDVAKVKVGPVDASGNASRQSTDWVFPPNYNVPQNGIDITARCK